The Patescibacteria group bacterium genomic interval GTAGTTTATTTAGAGCTTGAACGACTGTCGGTGCTGGTATTTTTAACTTCTCTCGCAACTCTTTCGGCGTTACCATTTTATGATCTTTTAAATAACTCCAGATTTCCGACTGCCTAACCGATAATTGATTCTCAATATTTTCCTTGTCTAATAATCCTAAAGCTAATTTAGTTTGCTTTAAAATAATTTCTAGAAAATATACCAGCCAAGGCGTGATATCCTCTATTGATTTGCCACGTTTTCTTTGTGACTTATTTAGTGCCAAATAATAATTCTCTTTATTATCCTCGATTAGTTTTTCATGCGATACATAGGGCAGATACTCGTAGCCAGCCTTTAAAAGCAGTAGATTAGTCAAAACCCGCGAAGTCCTGCCATTACCGTCCTGAAAAGGGTGAATTGAGAGGAATTCAAAAACAAAATTAGCGATAATTAATAACGAGTTGATTTGTTTGTTTTCTAATTCCTCTTTAGTCCAATCGACTAATTCTCCCATTTCTTTAACAACTAAATGCGGCTTAGTTGTTTCAAACAATACTCCAACTAATTTACCGCTAGCATTATGTGCTTCGACGCGATTATCGCCGAATTTATATTGACCCTTATGCCGAACATCTTTTTCTGAATATTTTAAAAGTTCGGCATAAAAATGCTTAATTAAATTTTCTGATAAGTGAAGATTTTTATAAGATTCAAAAATATTAGCTAATAATTCAGCATAACCGGCGACTTCTTGTTCATCTCTGGTTACCAGTTTAGTGATTTTTAAGCCTTTCAGTAATTTTTCTACCTGCTCATCTGTTAATTTAGCTCCCTCAATACGCGTGGAAGCTCCAGAGGAGGTTACAATAACTGATTTCTTTAATCGACTTAAAGATTGGGGCGATAAGTTAGCGCCCATTTTCCATTGACCCTTCAATTCGTCAATCTGGCTGATTAAACCGTAAATCTTATTGACCATTGTCGGCTCCAATTCTAATCTCTTACTTAGTTTATTTTTATTCATATATTTTGACTATATTGCTTATATATTCAATTATATACGATTATATTTGATTTATCAATAGATAACAAAAAAGATGCAATAAATGCATCTTTTTTAAATCTGGGTCACGACCGTGATTTGCTCATAGAAATCCTATCGAATCCGGAGGAGATTGGCTTAATTAAGCGGAAGTTGGAGAGAATTAAAGAATAAGTACCGATTTAAAGTCTCAACAAAACGGGTAAAGCATGAAATTTATTCTCGAGATATTTATTATTTTAATAATTTACTAGCTAAACAGGTTGCGATCGGCATAGACAGCATTAATCCAATACTGCCGACTAATGTCCTAACGATTTCCGTAGCTATCGCATCGTTATTGATGACTTGAAAAAAATCAACAGGATCGGTAGGACTAAGATAAAATAACATTAAAAGAGGCAGGGAAACGCCGACATAAGTCAAAAACAACGTATTAACAATAGCCCCCAAGTGAGTTTGCCCGACCTTGAGACCCATCTTAAAAACTTGATTTGATGGCAAGGATGAGTTTGCCAATTTAATCTGCGCCACTGCTTCAATCTGTCCCAAAATAATATCATCCAATACGCCAACAGTTCCTATCAAAATTCCAGCTAATAATAATCCTTGAAAATTTATACTTCCAATACTGGTTCCAATTAAAAGTGTTGCTTCTTCTGTAGAGAAGCCAGATAATCTAGTCAACCAAGTAAATAAATATGCTAATAATAATGTTAAAATTAATGAAATAAAAACTGTTAATACCGCTAAATGTGCTTTTCTATTAAAGCCATCCGTCAAATAAATAATTATAACCATAATTAATAAAGATCCTAGAACAGCGACAATTAGAGGATTAGCGTCAGCAAGTAATTGAGGAATAATCAGAAATATAATGACTACGAAACTTAAAATTAAGCTCAACAATGATTTTATTCCCTTGCGCCCGCTAACTAGAATGGTTAATAAAACAAATATAACTGCTAACAGATAAAGCCAGCCAGTACGGATATAGTCAGTGACAAAATACTGCTCATCGCCATTTTCTCTGCTTATAACATCAACATAAACTTTATCCCCAGCGTTATAAGCGCCGACCGAAACAACATCAAAATCTCCAATTCCAAAAGAAGTCACTTCCTTATTCTTTAGAGGTCCGCTTAACGCTTTTAATAATAAATTTTGTTGGATTGCTACTGATCCATCTTCACGATTAAACTTTTTTTCTTCCAACACCTTAATGACTTTTGCCTTAAAAGTGTTATTTTGGTTTTTGGTTTGAGCATTAACAAAAAATGGAGTGAACACTAAAAAAGCTAAAATAAATACTATTGATAAATTTACATAGCTATTGTTCATAAACAACTATTAAATTAGATTCATTAAATAAATTACCAAGAACATAAAACCTAAACCCAAAATAGTCCCCAAAATACTTAAATGCCCATGTCCCAATCTTTTGGCGGCAGGAATTAATTCATCAATGGCAACATAGAACATAATACCAGCAACAGCGGCTAATAAAGAACCCATCAATAAGGGATTCGGGAAATTAATAAATAGAAGAAGGGCTAATATTGCGCCGATTGGCTCTGCAATGCCAGCAATAAATGAATAAAAAATACCGCGCCAACGACTCCCAGTCGAACAATAAATAGGTAATGCAACACAAAATCCCTCCGGTATATTATGTATAGCAATTGCTAAAGCCATTATTAACCCTAAATATGGATTATACACAGCTGAAGTAAAGGTTATAACACCCTCTGGCAAATTATGCAATCCAATTGCAATTGCAACAAATACACCAGTAGCCATCAATTTTTTATTTCCGATTTTATCACATTTTATTGAATTATTTGATTTTTTTTCGATCAAACAAATATTATCATCATGTTTGCTACCACGATCTAAAAAATAATGTGTCAGCATATCAAGAAAATAAGCAATCAGCGCGCCCAAAGCAAAATAAAAAATTACAATCTGTTTATCATGTAAAATATTTAATGATTCTGGTAATAATTCAAAAAAAGATAAGTAAACCATAATACCAGCCGAAAAACCCAACCCCAAGGCGACGCGTTTTAATGGTAAACCCTTAAAGGCAAAAACAAAAAAGGCACCCAATAAGGACGCCATTCCCGCAAAAAAGGAAACGGTTAGAGCAAATTGAATATTAGACAAATTTAACATAAATAATTTTGTTTATTACGTTTTTTTTCCACTGCACCGACATTAATACTAATTAATCAATCTATATTTCACTTTTAAACAAATTTTTAATACTACAAACAATCCACTGCCAATGTAAAATTAAGTGGATAACAACTAAAACAATTAAAATAATTCCCGTCCAATCATGAATTGATGAATATACTGACTTAGTTATCCCGAAAAATTCTTGATAACGGCCCTGTCTAACGCCCTCCGGTAAAAAGAAAAATATGATTAATCCCGTTTTAGCAACCACTAAAAAGCTAATAAAAGCTAATAAATCGACTAAAAAATTAAGTTTGTTTTTTTTCATATAATTTATTCTAGATTAATAATTATTTATTGATATTTATACATAAATTATAGCATAAATACTAAATATAATTCTAATTTAATATGTAATATAACTTTATTGCCCCTCTATCAATTAACTAATAAAACTTGACAAATTTTAGTTTTGGGTATATACTCATAATAGGTAACCTTAAGAAAGGTCGGATTATCGAGTATAATTAACTTAAATTACACAAAAATATGCCAAATATGAATGGAACTGGCCCACGTGGAGAAGGCCCTAAAACTGGCCGAGGATTAGGTAAATGCTCTGGCACTAATGGTGCCCAATCTACAGCCAACGACAACGAAAACCGCGGCTTAGGACGTGGCAGAAATAACTGCCCCAGCAGAGGCTTAGGCTTAGGACGTGGCTGCCGCAATAGAGTTTCTAATTAATCCATCAATTCTATATGGAAGCGGATTTGAAGGAGCTAAAACTCTTGGCTCCTTAAACCCGTTTAACAAATCACCAATAAACTTATGTGCCCCAGACCACACAACTGTCGAAAAGTATCCTTCAACCCCAACATTACTTACTTTAAACCTCAAGGAATGCCCATGAGGCGACTTGAAGTTGTAGAACTTACAACCGAAGAACTTGAAGCCTATCGCTTAAGACACATCAAAGATCTTGATCAGCAAGAAGCGGCGGAGAAAATGAACACTTCTGCCAGCACCTACCAAAGAATTTATTACTCCGCTGCAGCCAAAATCGCTGATGCTTTAATTAACGGCAAGGCGATTAAAATTATTAATAATTGCCAATAATATGAAAAAAAATAAAAGAATCATCTTTTCAATTCTAGCAATTATCGTGATCTTTATAGTCGCTATATTTACCACGATTAATCTTAACCAAAGATTACAAAAAGACAATAAAAAACCCATTAATGCCATGCTAATGCTGATTGAATTTGAAAAAATTAATGGCATTCTTCGGTGGGAAAAAGAGTTGGATAATCGCAAATTGACGGCTCTTGTTAAAGTTCAAGATAATGTTCTTAAAGAATATCCGGAAGTATTCAAGCGCCTAGCTAATAAAGGATATGAAATCGCTGGCGGTTACGATGAGGCTTCTTTTTGGGACATGCCATACGATCAACAATATGAACACATCAAGGAATCAAAAGAGTTGGTAGAGAAAATTACCGGTAAAACTATGCGAGTTTTCGGCAGTCGTTATTTCGCTTATGATGAGAATACCTTAAAGGCTGCTAACGCCTTAGGTATTGAATATATTTTAGGACGAGGAGTGAATGATGTTGAAGCGGTTATCTATCAGCCGATTGAGTATAAAACTAAAATAATTTCAGTCACCAACGTTGATGTCGGAGAAATGGGACGCGGATCATTGTGTGATTATAGTTTATGGGCAAGGGGCTCTAATGCTAAAGACTTTGGTACCATATTAACTGAAAGCATCGCTAAAAATCCAATGAATATGATTCTTGTTTCTCATGCTTATCTTGGCGGCACTAGGCTGGAATGGTGGCAGGAATATGAGAAAGCGCTTAAATCTGACCGAATTAAATGGGCCAGCTTTAATAATTGGCTAGAAAATCAAAAAGTAGTCACAATGGCCAACGCTAAAATTCCTTTAAATAAAGAGGTAAAATACGTATCGCCGAAACCAGCTAAAGAAATACAAGATTATGAACCGATTCCTGGGGTTGAAACTATTCGCAATACAACTACTTCTGAAGATTTAATGATTTGCCAATAAGATATAAATTTATAAAAACATCCTAAGTAACTAGGATGTTTTTAATTCTAACAAATTCCCATCTTGGGTCACGACTATGATTTGCTCATACAAATACTTAACGATCCGAAAGAGACAGGGCTGATTAAGCAAAAACTCAGGAATATTAAGGATTTGCACAAAATTCCTTAATATGGTATAGTGTCATTAGTTAAACCATACCATATTAAGCTATATGACCTATTTAAACCAACAATTAGAAAAACGGATTAATGAGAAGTTTGAGCAACTGCAAAGGTTGCGCCCCCTGCCACCTACGGCTGTCGCTAAATTGCGAGAGCAGTTTTCGATTGAAATGACCTATAATTCCAATGCTATTGAGGGTAATCGCCTGTCACTCAAAGAAACTTATTTGGTAATTGCCGAGGGCATTACTATTAAGGGCAAGTCATTCAAAGATCATTTGGAAGCCAAAGACCATTATGAGGCATTAAACTACCTTTACGATCTAATAGAACACGGTAAAAGGCATACCGTCTCAGAGTCACTAATCAGAAACCTTCAGCAATTAATCGTTAAGGATACTGACCCACAAGACGCTGGCGTTTATCGCACTGGTAATGTTGCCATAACCGGCTCTAGTCATAAACCGCCAGAATCTTTTGAGGTGCCTGAATTAATGCGTCAATTAGTTGATTGGGTGAGAAATAACAAGAATAAACTGCATCCGATTGAATTGGCGGCGATCGCCCACCACAAATTAGTTAATATCCACCCATTCAACGATGGTAATGGTCGTACGGCTAGATTATTCATGAATTTACTTCTAATGCAAGACGGCTACCCATTAGTCATGATTCTAAAAAATGATCGTAAAAAGTATTACCTAACATTAGAAAAAGCCGATAAAGGTAACTTAGCGCCATTTGTGGCTTTTATCGCTCAGGCGATTGAGCGCTCACTTAATATTTACTTAAAAACTCTAGCGCCGACTAAATCAAAATCAGAAAAGTATATGCCACTGTCAGAAATTAGCCAACAAACAACCTTTTCAGACAAATATCTAAATCTCTTGGCAAGACAGGGAAAAATTGAGGCTCATAAAGAAGGCAGGATTTGGGTGACAAACATGGACGCTATTAATAATTATCTTAAAAATCGACAAAGACAAAAATAGTTAATCGGCTTAATATTTTCTATATGTCGAAAATTAAAACTATAACTTCTATATGGGAGAAGATTTATGACAAAGAAGGCGAGTCGTATAAATACTATGATATTTTAGAGACGCCTCACCCAGATTTGGAGCAGGTTATAAAAGAATTTAAAAAGAGTAAGGCTAAAAAAGTATTGGACCTTGGCTGTGGTGCCGGTCGTAATGCATTATATTTGGCACAGAATGGATTTACTGTTTATGGTATAGATAATGCTCCCACTGGTTTAAAAATATTAAGAAAAAAATTAAAAGAACGTGGACTGGTCGCTGATTTAAAATTAGAAGATGTTTATAAACCATTACCATATAAGGATGATTTTTTTGATGCTCTAATTAGTATCCAAGTTATCCAGCATGCTAAAGAAGCTACAATTTTGAAAGCGATTAAAGAAATCACTCGCATTGTTAAGCCGGGCGGAATAATTTTTATTACTGTATGTGGGCGCTATTCTAAGGGCAAAGTAAGATTATTTTTAGTTAAAACTGCCAAAAAAATTGCTCAAAATACTTATTTACCTACGCAAGGTAATGAGACTGGATTGATACATTTTATTTATAATAAGGATTTGATTAAAAAACATTTTAGTAATTTTAAAATATTAAAACTTTGGCGAGACAATAAAGACTATTTTGCCTTTATTGCTAGCAATAATAAATAGTTAGTTGTTCAATTCCCTTTCTCCTTAACAAAAAAATACTCAATTTATGAGTATTTTTTTGTAGTTGTATTCATCTTTACTATCAAATTTGATAGTTATGAATAGTACCGAAATGGGTGGATGACCGGATTTGAACCGGCAGCCGCTCGGACCACAACCGAGTGCTCTAACCAATTGAGCTACACCCACCATTAATTTTAAGCAAGAACATCCTCTTCCAATGCCCTCGACAGGATTCGAACCTGTATTAAAGGATCCGGAATCCTTCGTTCTATCCATTGAACTACGAGGACCAAAAAAATAATTCAACTTTGCAGTGTCCGCGGCAAGAATCGAACTTGCGACCAATAGCTTAGAAGGCTACTGCTCTATCCACTGAGCTACGCGGACATACTTAAAAAAAACCGATTTCAGTAAGTCAAAGTATAGCACAAAAAATGACAGAAGTCAAGATTGATGCTACATTTATTTTTTATTTTTAAACTTATATTCTTCAATCACCCGCTTATAAACCTTCTGATAACCGGAGACCATCTTTTTAACGCTGAAAAAATTCTCAGCTCTTTTACGAACTTCTTCCCGGCTGATCTTATTGATATTTTTTATCGCCTTAGTCATTCCACTCACATCATCAACTACATAACCGGTTTTCTTATCAGAAACTATCTCTGGAATCGCTCCGCGCCTAAAACCAATTACCGGCGTACCGCAGGCCATGGCCTCAATCATGACCATACCAAAAGGTTCTTCCCACTGCACCGGCATCAACAATGCTTTGGCATTTCTAAGGTACTCAATCTTAGCATCAAAATCAGCCTCTCCAACATAACGGACTTTTTTTCCATCAACATGCTTTTCAATCTCATCATGCCAATAACCTTCATTAGGATAACTTTTACCGGCGATAATAATTTGAATGCCCGCCTTCTTGGCCGCCTCAATCGCCAAATGCACCCCTTTATCCTTGGTAATCCTTCCCAAAAATAACACATAATCTTTGGGCTTATCATTAAAAGTAAAAACATTAGTATCCACTCCATGATAAATATTCCCCACCCAATTGAGCTCTGGAAGAAACTTTCTTTGAGCTAACGAAAAAGAAATAAAATTGGCATTCTTAAATTGAAGTATTATAGGCTTAAGTTCGTCCTTAATTGGGCTATGAATAGAATTAACCACTGGGGTTGAAGTAACTAAATTGGAATAAAACAAACTTAAAATATTAAAATGGCTATGGACAATATCGTATTTAGAAGCATTGGCAAAACACTTAGAAATCAACAAATGCAAGTAATACTTTTTTTCATCTTCAGAGAAAACTCCGTTAGACATGTGTTGGGGATGAACGGAGACCAAATCACAATTAACTTCCGAATTACCGGCCGCATAAAGTTCCACGCTATTGCCGGAGGAACGAGATAATTCATTACTCAGCATAGCCACATGAGAATAAATAGCATTATAAGCTCTAAGCTTAACAGGATAAATATTAGAAACTAATTGTGCAATATTCATATTATTTTTTGATTATATTTTTAAAAAGTTTTATATAGTTCTTAAAAACTTTATCGCTTTGATGATTAGAAAAAAGAAAGTTTTTAAGTTTGTCAGGCATCGGCTTATTAGCAATAGCTATTATTTCTTTAATGGCGGAGCTGGGATTATTAAAATCAATCACCCAATCTTGAGCACCATACTTTTTAAAAGCATCTACAAAACCAACATTTTCTGAAATGGCAATCGGAGTTCCTGAAGCAACTGATTCCAATACTACAAACCCAGCAGTCTCAAATTGTGATGGTAAAATAATTAAATCCATTTTTTTGCAAAAATTTCTAATTCCAACCTGATTAGTTTGTGGAATTATTTTTATATTTTTACGATATAGCTTTTTGATTTCTTTATTTTTAGATGTTCTAGGAATTTTTGTGATTGAATAAAATTTCCATGGCAAACCGTTTTTTCTAGCTTGTTCGGCTAAATGAGCTATTAATTCATGATTTTTTATTCTATCCCATCTAGAAATAATTCCAATATTAAAAGTATCTTTTGATATTTTTTTGTTTTTTTTATCTGCCTTTTGATAAAAAGCAAAGTCTATGGGCAGGGGGATGATGTAAGTTTTATTTTTAGCAGTCTTAGCGACATGAGCATTAAAGTATCTTCGACTCCAATCATTTAAAAATATATCTGCGGCTGCGATTTTCGGTATCTCTTTTTCCATTCCTTCCATTATCTTGCGGCCAGCCAAACTAAAAAAATCTTTATAAACTCGTAATTCCTTAGTCCATATGCCAGCATGCTGAATTGCTACTGGGATCTTTTCTTTTTGTGCTGCTTTTAAAATCAGCCAATTAGAAATCGCGTAGCCGTTTAAAAAAATAATATCCGGCTGAGTTTCTTTTATTAATCCGGCAATCAAATCAATGGCCGGCCCAAAAAGCTTTTCGGCATTTATTTTATTCGGCGTACGCCCAATTTTTTTTGCTAGCGATCCAGGAACTTTTAATCTATAATATTGTAAGCTTTTAGTTTTGTTAATGAATTTCAGCTCTGGAGACTCAATCGAATTAAATTCAACGATTAAACCAAGCCAAACATGTCCTTCAATTTTTAAAAAACTTTTAAACCGTTTGGCAAAGTTAGCCGGCCCGCCCTTGGCGTGATGTTTGGAATTAGGTAAGTTATTGGAATAATCGTTAGATAAAATTAACATGCTACTTTTGAAATTTATTAATTGATTCTTTAATAGCGTTAATCGCCTCATCCTTATCGCCGAACTCATAAACCTTGCTCCATCTTTCCCTCTCCGATTCCTTGTAATGCTTAAAAAATAAACTGACCTTTTCTTTCAGTGACAAATCCAAGTCTGCCAAATCCTTAATTCTGGTGTAGCTTTCATTCATTTCATTTATTGGCACAACTAAAATCTTACTGTCCTGCCCCTGTTCATCTTCCATCTTCAGTATCGCCACCGGCCGGCAAACAATCACTCGGCCCTTCTGCAATACTTGATCGGAAAGAATCATCGCATCCAAAGTATCGCCGTCATCAGCCAGTGTTTCCGGAATAAGACCATAACTGAAAGGAAACGGCAAAGTCGTCGCCAACACCCGATCCACTTCCAACGAACCTGTCTGTGGATTGAGCTCAAATTTTTTTATTTCGCCTAAAGGCACTTCTACTAAGATATTGACTTCCTCCGGCGCCTTGTCGCCGATTTTTAGTTTGTTAATGCCCATAATGATAATCGACGTTAATATAAAAATATTAACATTTACCGCGATTTTAAGCAAGAAAAAAGCCGCTTACAAAAGCGGCGCTGACAAACGTACTGCTTATCGCAGATCAGAACAGATCAAACTCTCTGCGGACTCGTTCCAACCTGACCTGTAAAACCTTAGCCTTAATCGCCTCCACTTCTTCCTTGCTGATTTCTTTACCAAGGATAACACACTGACAATAAGAGTGATAAATCCTACAATCTTCAGCACACACCAATAGATCGCACGAAGCATGAGGACTATGACTATCACTTATTTCCTTAACCTTGTAAATATAAAAACGGCCGAAAAGCTTGCTCTGATAATATTTACCAACTTCAATCGCCGGAGTGCTCATAAGTTTTTACCCCTCCCCCTGTTTGTCGGAAGGTTGTACGAATCCCGCTACCATTCCGATTGCTTCCAACCGGCTCTGCGCCTGGTTAACGTCAGTGATGACTTTGCATATTAACGTTGTGGCCACGCGCAAGGCATCGTCTAAATCGCCTCTCAAAAGGAGAAAATCACGACTGGTCGGATCTTTCGCAAACTGATGAAGTTGGAGGCTGGTGAAGCGACTGCCCCATTCCCGATATAACCGATCAATAACCGCTCCGCAACATTCCATCACTACGTTCATTCTCAAAAACTTAAAATGATGACAGTCCTCTCCTTCCTTCCAATAAGTGCCGCATAAATCGCAAGTTTCATCGCCTTCACTGCCGTACATCACGCCGACTTCTTGCCAGGGCAATTTTGACGGACCTTGGGGTACGTCAAACCAATAATTCCCGCTCTTTTTTTCCGACATGGTTGTTATCCTTTCAGTTGTTTAAGGTGCCCATTAAACTTATTATCAGCATTCTCTGCCTTGTTTCCTTTGAAATTTTATTTTTTTCAAATTATTCTATCTTCAGGCTATCTAATAATTGATCTATCTCACTAGCGTGCTGACCACTATCGTCATGACGGAACTCCAAACGCGGAATACTGCGTAACACGATTTTCTTATTCAACTCACCTTGCAGACGCCGAGCCAGTAAATTTAACTTATAAACGGCGCGCTCCGCTTCAGCATCAGGCATAACACTGATATAAACAGTGGAATACTTCAAGTCGGCCGAAGTAGTCACGCGGGTAATCGTCACAAAGATATTAGGCAACTCCACCTCGCGGTTGATGATCTCGCCCAGTTGCTGAAGAATCAGTTCATTGATTTTTACCATCCGGTCTGACATAGGAATAATACTAATCGTAAAATTCAATCACATCCTTATCCTGAATCAAAGGCTTGCCCTCAAAAGTCACACCGCACTCTTGACCCTCATTAACATGCTCTACGACTTTGCGAAAACATTCCAGGCGAGTAACCTTGCCTACGGTAATGGCTTCGCCGGCGCGCACTACGATCGCCGTGTCAGTCGCCTTGATTTCTCCTTCAAGCACCCGGCCGCCGATAATCATATTGCCCGCCTCTTTGCGGAACACCCTGATTACTTCCAGTCTGCCCAAAAGCTTCTGT includes:
- a CDS encoding Fic family protein, which produces MTYLNQQLEKRINEKFEQLQRLRPLPPTAVAKLREQFSIEMTYNSNAIEGNRLSLKETYLVIAEGITIKGKSFKDHLEAKDHYEALNYLYDLIEHGKRHTVSESLIRNLQQLIVKDTDPQDAGVYRTGNVAITGSSHKPPESFEVPELMRQLVDWVRNNKNKLHPIELAAIAHHKLVNIHPFNDGNGRTARLFMNLLLMQDGYPLVMILKNDRKKYYLTLEKADKGNLAPFVAFIAQAIERSLNIYLKTLAPTKSKSEKYMPLSEISQQTTFSDKYLNLLARQGKIEAHKEGRIWVTNMDAINNYLKNRQRQK
- a CDS encoding DUF134 domain-containing protein — encoded protein: MCPRPHNCRKVSFNPNITYFKPQGMPMRRLEVVELTTEELEAYRLRHIKDLDQQEAAEKMNTSASTYQRIYYSAAAKIADALINGKAIKIINNCQ
- a CDS encoding Fic family protein translates to MNKNKLSKRLELEPTMVNKIYGLISQIDELKGQWKMGANLSPQSLSRLKKSVIVTSSGASTRIEGAKLTDEQVEKLLKGLKITKLVTRDEQEVAGYAELLANIFESYKNLHLSENLIKHFYAELLKYSEKDVRHKGQYKFGDNRVEAHNASGKLVGVLFETTKPHLVVKEMGELVDWTKEELENKQINSLLIIANFVFEFLSIHPFQDGNGRTSRVLTNLLLLKAGYEYLPYVSHEKLIEDNKENYYLALNKSQRKRGKSIEDITPWLVYFLEIILKQTKLALGLLDKENIENQLSVRQSEIWSYLKDHKMVTPKELREKLKIPAPTVVQALNKLLEMKKVERLGAGRSVRYKII
- a CDS encoding DUF4405 domain-containing protein; protein product: MKKNKLNFLVDLLAFISFLVVAKTGLIIFFFLPEGVRQGRYQEFFGITKSVYSSIHDWTGIILIVLVVIHLILHWQWIVCSIKNLFKSEI
- a CDS encoding inorganic diphosphatase — translated: MGINKLKIGDKAPEEVNILVEVPLGEIKKFELNPQTGSLEVDRVLATTLPFPFSYGLIPETLADDGDTLDAMILSDQVLQKGRVIVCRPVAILKMEDEQGQDSKILVVPINEMNESYTRIKDLADLDLSLKEKVSLFFKHYKESERERWSKVYEFGDKDEAINAIKESINKFQK
- a CDS encoding class I SAM-dependent methyltransferase; translation: MSKIKTITSIWEKIYDKEGESYKYYDILETPHPDLEQVIKEFKKSKAKKVLDLGCGAGRNALYLAQNGFTVYGIDNAPTGLKILRKKLKERGLVADLKLEDVYKPLPYKDDFFDALISIQVIQHAKEATILKAIKEITRIVKPGGIIFITVCGRYSKGKVRLFLVKTAKKIAQNTYLPTQGNETGLIHFIYNKDLIKKHFSNFKILKLWRDNKDYFAFIASNNK
- a CDS encoding glycosyltransferase family 4 protein; the protein is MLILSNDYSNNLPNSKHHAKGGPANFAKRFKSFLKIEGHVWLGLIVEFNSIESPELKFINKTKSLQYYRLKVPGSLAKKIGRTPNKINAEKLFGPAIDLIAGLIKETQPDIIFLNGYAISNWLILKAAQKEKIPVAIQHAGIWTKELRVYKDFFSLAGRKIMEGMEKEIPKIAAADIFLNDWSRRYFNAHVAKTAKNKTYIIPLPIDFAFYQKADKKNKKISKDTFNIGIISRWDRIKNHELIAHLAEQARKNGLPWKFYSITKIPRTSKNKEIKKLYRKNIKIIPQTNQVGIRNFCKKMDLIILPSQFETAGFVVLESVASGTPIAISENVGFVDAFKKYGAQDWVIDFNNPSSAIKEIIAIANKPMPDKLKNFLFSNHQSDKVFKNYIKLFKNIIKK
- a CDS encoding glycosyltransferase family 4 protein — its product is MNIAQLVSNIYPVKLRAYNAIYSHVAMLSNELSRSSGNSVELYAAGNSEVNCDLVSVHPQHMSNGVFSEDEKKYYLHLLISKCFANASKYDIVHSHFNILSLFYSNLVTSTPVVNSIHSPIKDELKPIILQFKNANFISFSLAQRKFLPELNWVGNIYHGVDTNVFTFNDKPKDYVLFLGRITKDKGVHLAIEAAKKAGIQIIIAGKSYPNEGYWHDEIEKHVDGKKVRYVGEADFDAKIEYLRNAKALLMPVQWEEPFGMVMIEAMACGTPVIGFRRGAIPEIVSDKKTGYVVDDVSGMTKAIKNINKISREEVRKRAENFFSVKKMVSGYQKVYKRVIEEYKFKNKK
- a CDS encoding polysaccharide deacetylase family protein, whose product is MKKNKRIIFSILAIIVIFIVAIFTTINLNQRLQKDNKKPINAMLMLIEFEKINGILRWEKELDNRKLTALVKVQDNVLKEYPEVFKRLANKGYEIAGGYDEASFWDMPYDQQYEHIKESKELVEKITGKTMRVFGSRYFAYDENTLKAANALGIEYILGRGVNDVEAVIYQPIEYKTKIISVTNVDVGEMGRGSLCDYSLWARGSNAKDFGTILTESIAKNPMNMILVSHAYLGGTRLEWWQEYEKALKSDRIKWASFNNWLENQKVVTMANAKIPLNKEVKYVSPKPAKEIQDYEPIPGVETIRNTTTSEDLMICQ
- the rbfA gene encoding 30S ribosome-binding factor RbfA; protein product: MSDRMVKINELILQQLGEIINREVELPNIFVTITRVTTSADLKYSTVYISVMPDAEAERAVYKLNLLARRLQGELNKKIVLRSIPRLEFRHDDSGQHASEIDQLLDSLKIE
- a CDS encoding YibE/F family protein, which codes for MNNSYVNLSIVFILAFLVFTPFFVNAQTKNQNNTFKAKVIKVLEEKKFNREDGSVAIQQNLLLKALSGPLKNKEVTSFGIGDFDVVSVGAYNAGDKVYVDVISRENGDEQYFVTDYIRTGWLYLLAVIFVLLTILVSGRKGIKSLLSLILSFVVIIFLIIPQLLADANPLIVAVLGSLLIMVIIIYLTDGFNRKAHLAVLTVFISLILTLLLAYLFTWLTRLSGFSTEEATLLIGTSIGSINFQGLLLAGILIGTVGVLDDIILGQIEAVAQIKLANSSLPSNQVFKMGLKVGQTHLGAIVNTLFLTYVGVSLPLLMLFYLSPTDPVDFFQVINNDAIATEIVRTLVGSIGLMLSMPIATCLASKLLK
- a CDS encoding ZIP family metal transporter, with protein sequence MLNLSNIQFALTVSFFAGMASLLGAFFVFAFKGLPLKRVALGLGFSAGIMVYLSFFELLPESLNILHDKQIVIFYFALGALIAYFLDMLTHYFLDRGSKHDDNICLIEKKSNNSIKCDKIGNKKLMATGVFVAIAIGLHNLPEGVITFTSAVYNPYLGLIMALAIAIHNIPEGFCVALPIYCSTGSRWRGIFYSFIAGIAEPIGAILALLLFINFPNPLLMGSLLAAVAGIMFYVAIDELIPAAKRLGHGHLSILGTILGLGFMFLVIYLMNLI
- a CDS encoding DUF5320 domain-containing protein, with translation MNGTGPRGEGPKTGRGLGKCSGTNGAQSTANDNENRGLGRGRNNCPSRGLGLGRGCRNRVSN